A genomic region of Caldicellulosiruptor acetigenus contains the following coding sequences:
- a CDS encoding spore coat protein, whose translation MKTLSDRDIAFSLLNSLKLQATALTNLVLESTNNALRREAMSVLTRVFDHQKQIFDFLSQKGWYPVEMAKQEDITKAQRDVQTIQNNIQMVSM comes from the coding sequence ATGAAGACACTTTCAGACAGAGATATTGCTTTTTCGCTTTTGAACTCTTTAAAGCTTCAGGCAACAGCTTTGACAAACTTAGTTTTAGAGAGCACAAACAATGCTCTCAGAAGAGAAGCTATGTCAGTTTTGACCAGGGTATTTGACCATCAGAAACAGATTTTTGATTTCCTCTCGCAAAAGGGCTGGTACCCTGTTGAAATGGCAAAGCAAGAGGATATTACAAAGGCTCAGAGGGATGTTCAAACAATTCAGAACAATATCCAAATGGTTTCGATGTAA
- a CDS encoding GNAT family N-acetyltransferase, whose product MIRCAKFSDLPQIAQIFREAFSDSIEFYFENRIKNSAIEDIFKVVLISEPHGFLVYEDEENKKIAGYICVVRDIKKVWIAAILTLSFLKWTIKWLLGLYGFGIRPIWKILSNKIDFFRFQTKYASQISAQILSIGTLKSYRGKNIGTKLVEAGLEFLKSKGVKEVKLEVRPDNLPAIKLYKKFGFYQIGMSRDPQGKWIVMKKSF is encoded by the coding sequence ATGATAAGATGTGCAAAGTTTTCTGACCTTCCCCAGATAGCACAAATTTTCAGAGAAGCTTTTTCTGACAGCATTGAGTTCTACTTTGAGAACAGAATCAAAAACTCTGCTATAGAAGACATATTCAAAGTTGTGCTCATTTCAGAACCTCATGGTTTCTTGGTCTATGAAGATGAAGAAAATAAAAAGATTGCAGGGTATATATGTGTTGTCAGAGACATCAAAAAGGTATGGATTGCTGCAATCTTGACCCTTTCGTTTTTAAAGTGGACTATCAAATGGCTTTTGGGCCTGTACGGTTTTGGCATAAGACCAATATGGAAAATTCTTTCCAACAAGATTGACTTTTTTAGGTTTCAGACAAAATATGCAAGTCAAATTTCCGCACAAATTCTCTCTATTGGTACATTAAAAAGCTACAGAGGAAAAAACATTGGAACAAAACTTGTTGAGGCAGGACTTGAATTTTTAAAATCAAAAGGAGTAAAAGAAGTAAAATTAGAAGTAAGACCAGATAATCTGCCTGCTATAAAACTATACAAAAAATTTGGATTCTATCAAATTGGAATGTCACGAGATCCTCAAGGCAAATGGATTGTCATGAAAAAAAGTTTTTAA